The genomic DNA ACAGATAGCCGGAAGACTAGCCTACAAGCTGGGTTCGAGCCCGTATCTGCACCTACTATCTACAAATACATTCGCAGTCCTCATGGTAGACAGCTAGAATACGAGCTAAGCCTAGCCAAAAATAAGCGCACCAGGAAGAGTCAACGTAAAATAACTACCCTAGGAGACCGTATCTTCATAGATAAGCGTCCGCAGGCAGCTAACGTGAGAGCTCAGTATGGTCACTGGGAAGGAGATTTCATAGTTGGAGGCAAGAAGTATCCAAAGACATCACTCCTGGTACTTCACGAAAGGGTTAGTAGATATACCTACATCCGAAAGATCAGTGCCAGAACAGCAAAACAAGTTGAAGATACGTTAGCAGAAGCCGTGAGTAAACTAGGACCGTTCAAGAGCCTGACACTAGACAACGACATAGCGTTCAGAAGACACTTGGACCTAAGTAAATCATTGAACGCGCCAATATATTTCTGCCAACCCTACCACTCATGGGAGAAAGGTGGTGTTGAGAACGCTAATAGGCTTATTCGAAGATTTGTACCAAAAGGTTGTAACATAGCGAGGTTTACGTACAAAGATATAGCTTACATTGAAAACTGGATTAATACGGTTCCGAGGCAAATACTAGGATTTAAAACAGCAACTGAAGTAATGAATGACTACAAAAAGGAGGCAATGAATGCATAAGCCATAATGTATTATTATAACATTTTATAACTATAACTGTCAATATTAAAGTAGACTTAAGATATGCAAACTCTATTTCTAATGCTCGGTCTACCCGGTGCGGGCAAAACTACCGCTGCTAGCGAAATAGCAAAGCAGACTCATGCGGTACACATATCCTCAGATGACGAAAGGCGCAAACTTTTCAAGAAGTCTAACTTCACCCAAGATGAGCACACTGAGCTGTACCAACACATCGACAAAAAGGTTGAGAAGCTGCTTGCAGAAGGTAAAAGTGTCATTTATGACGCGAACCTCAACCGGCTAGAACATCGTATTGAGAAATACACCCTAGCCAGTAAGTTTAACCTCAAAACGATACTGATTTGGGTACAAACCCCCAAAGAACTGGCCAAGAAACGCCGCGTACAGCACGAACCCCAACCAGACTTAACTCCCCAAGACGAAAGCCCAGAAAGCATGTTCGATCGTATAGCTGGTGTTTTTGAAGCACCGTTACCTGCGAACGAAGAGTTTGTGATCATAGACGGCCAACATGTTAACGCCGAGTCAATCCGTGTTATGCTGTCGCATATATGAGCTCAATTCAAAACTTCGAAGAGACAAAGCGAGTAAACCGTAGGGCGTTTTGGTTATTTTTTGTGCTTTTTGCAATCTTGGGTGGACTAGGCTACTATGCCTGGCGCGTCAATCCGGTCAACTTCAGAGCCATTCATATTACAATCAAAAACCCATTTGCCAAAAAGCCGGTTCCCGTCGGCTACTACCGAGTAATTGAGGTCGTAGACGGTGATACAATCGTAGTAGAAATGAACGGCTCGCAGGAGCGAATCAGAATGATCGGCGTCGACACCCCAGAGACACACCACCCGGAAAAACCGGTTCAGTGTTTCGGTCTGGCTGCCGCCAAATTCACCAAAGACCTAGTTGACGGCAAAGTAGTGAGACTTGAGAGCGACCAACAGAGCAATAACCGCGACCGATATGACCGGTTGCTACGCTATGTCTTTACCGAAGATGGCACATTATTAAATCGCAAACTAATCGAGGATGGCTACGGCTTTGCCTACGTCAGTTTTCCTTTTGACAAACAACAAGAATTTCTAACAGCCGAGCGCGAGGCTCGTCAGAACAACCGCGGCCTCTGGAGCGGCTGCGACGTCAACGAAAACGACTTGAGCCCCAGCACTACTTTCCGCAACTAACCCTAGCTCGACATAACAACACCTATAAATATACATTTTAACTAGGCCTATCTTTATCAAAAAGACCAATTAACTTGTACATAATTAGTAGCGGAACATACGACAAATAAACTACGTAAACGCCGACCCAGCCTAGCCAAGCGGTTTTTAATCGGCGATTACTGAGTGTACGAGGCCACATCTTCAGGTATTTCATTTGTTGATCACGACCGCGCCGACTGTCGCTAAGTAGCCTTGAGTCAATGCCAACCTTTAGTCCGTAATCAAATACAGTCCTTCGACCCAACCTTCCAAATAAGATTGTTAAATCGATATCTTCATGGATGTTGGTGCGAGCACTTGTGCGTCCAGCTACTTTTAGCCAGTCAGATCTCAAGAAAGCACAGTTGCTGCCCCACATTATTGGCTGTCCTAGCAAGAGTCGATTAATCGCAAACGGTACACGGGCCTGCAACCAGCCACTAAATACACCAAACTTCCCAAGATCGTAAAAGTAACTACTGCCAGAAATGGGGTTTTCGGAGGCCTCAAAATGTCGTGTAACCCTTAGCGAGCCAATCTGGCGGCAAAATCGTATCCGCATCAATCCTTGCGACTACGTCCCCACTAGCTGCATTAAAGCCGCGATTGCGGGCAAAAACCACTCCCTGCTTAGGTTCTTTAAGTAGGGTAACGAAGCCATACCCTCCAGCCACTTTCACGGAATCGTCGCTACAATTGTTGTCAACGACGATGACCTCATCAGGCGAACTAGACTGCGCGGATATAGAATCTAAACAACACTTAAGATGCTCCGCGTCGTTGTGAACTGGCACGACAATGCTTATGGTCATTACAATAAACTATAACATGATTTTTATTTGTCGTATTTTATGTTATAAATGCTATATGAGAACTGTCCCGAACTTCCCAATTGTGGAGATGCAACCCTAATACTTAGCCCCGATAATCAGTTTTTGATAATGCAAAAATCTTACGGCCATAAACAGTGGGAATTACCACTTGCTATGTTTGAGTGTAGCGATCGAATTGAAGAAATACTAGATGTTTTAAAAGAATCGTTGGTATGAGTATTTGCGTTTTATCAGAAGTTGTTGTCGTCAAACCCCGCCATGATATGGATGAAAAAAATCGTGTCAGGCCAAAAATTATCAAATCATTTATAGCAGTCTCCGACGAACGCGACACTCCGTCCTTTGATAGTAGCATTTATAGTGCTGCGCGGTGGCATAGCTTTGGCGAGACACTTCCCGATGATTTTAGCCCAACAAGCGCTAGAGCAGTTATAAGAATTCAAAATTTGTCTACAAGAACCATACTGAGCCCAGCATTTGCATAAGCGATTTGAGTTTTTGGTGTTTACGGTTAAGATTACTAAAGACTAACATGTACTGATGCTGCTATTTATAGCTATTAAACCTTATGAAAAAAAGACTATCTAAAACAAATATAAAACGGGCTAGCCACCAAGCTAAAATTTTAGGAGTAATTAAGCCCTGGCAAGAACTGTCAAAGCTCAAGCGTGTCCTCGTGTCGTTGCTGCTAGTAGTTTTTGCATGGTTCGGCGTGATGTACGGCGTTGCTCAGTGGTATATTTGGAAGCATCGTAATGAGCCACTGCGAATTGGCGCTACTTTTATCCCGGATTATGCTCGCCATTTTGAGCTTGACCCCAAAGAAACGATGGATGCCATGATTAATGATCTTGGCATAAAACAGTTCCGCTTAGTTAGTTATTGGAAAAACATCGAGCCCGAAGAAGGCAAGTTCGATTTTAGCGAACTAGACTGGCAATTCGAAAAAGTCGCCAAAGCTGGTGGCAAAGTGTCTTTGGCGATCGGGCTCAGACAACCACGCTGGCCGGAATGCCATGCACCGGAGTGGATTGGCGGGGCGGACAAGCCAATTTGGGTACCGAAGCTAAAAACTTTTATAACTAAGGTCGTTGAGCGATATCGTAACAACCCGACACTCGAAAGTTACCAGCTAGAAAACGAGTTCTTTATGAATGTTTTTGGCATCTGCCCAGACTTCTCACGCGATCGTCTAACAGATGAATTCAACATGATCAAAAGCCTCGATTCAACTCACCCAATAATCGTCAGCCGCAGCAACAACTGGGTCGGCTTACCACTTGGTGATCCACGCCCAGACCAATTCGGTATTTCGGTTTACAAGCGCGTCTGGGACAAGACAATTACAAAACGCTATTTTGAATACCCATTGCCAGCTTGGTTTTACGCTAGCCTTGCCGGGGGCGGGGAACTGTTTACTGGAAAAAGCATGGTTTTGCATGAACTTCAAACAGAAAGTTGGCTACCGGAAGGCTTTGACATGAAAACAGCCACTACCGAGGAACTAGACAAATCGCTAAGCCCTGAGCGCCTGCGCGACCGAATCAAATACGGCGTTGCTACTGGTATGAAAGACATTTACCTCTGGGGGCCAGAATGGTGGTATTACATGAAAGTTAAGCGTGCCGAACCAAAACTCTGGGACACCGCCAAAGACGAACTAGCAAAGTATAGATAAGATTCTGTTTAGGCGCCAGCTTACTGCTGGCTGCCCTAGTTACTTTTCTTATGTCGACAGAAAAGTAACCAAAAGAAACGACCCCAGCTTCGAACTCTTGAAGCTTTCATTGTTAAAAAGGACAATGCTCTGACAACTTGCCAATGATTACATTGGCTTCAAACACGTCACTCGCTCTAATTGTCTTTTTAACATTCAATTCCTCACGAGTTCTCAGAAGGGGGAATGAATTCCTAGCTTCAGTAATATCTTGAAAAAGTGATCTGGTGGGGGAAAATGAGCGGGTATTTATTTCAATAATCCTACAATTCAATTGTCTGGTTGCTATGGGTGCTTTTGTCCAGCCGGAGCTTCTTTATATTTTGCTTAGGGAGTATAATTAATTCATGCAAGATGAACAATTCACTAAACTTTTCAAATACATTGAGGACTTTAGGCTAGAAGTAAATGCCAAACTTGAAAACACAGCCAACCGTGAAAGTATGGATAAACTAGTCAAGACGATAGATGCTTTTGTCAAGAGATTAGATGACAACGAAACAGAGCAGACATTCAAGGACAGGCAGTTTGATAGATTGCTCGAATGGGCTAGAAAGGTTTCAGCTAAAACCGGGATACCACTTGAACGCCTTTAGGCTTAGGTTGTGAATAAAAAAAGCGTTGTTAATCCTGATAACTGGGGGGTTAGTTTTTCGATCAAGCAATGTCGGAACTTCAATCAAAACCCGAAAGAAACTCTAGCTTGGCTCATAGAAAAGGGCTTCAGGCGATTTCGACTGATGAGCTATTGGGACGAGCTTGAAAAAGCTCAAGCAGAGCAAGATTTTAGTCAGCTAGACTGGCAAATTGACTTGGTAGAGAAGGCCGGCGGCGTGATTACCCTCTGTCTTGGCGCTAGGCAACCCCGCTGGCCAGAAAACCATTGGCCAGACTGGGCTTGGGCAGCTAGCTTCCAAGAACGCAGTGACGCACTTGGTGACTTTATCACTCAAGTAGTCCAACGCTACAAAAATCGTTCTTGTATAGTTTCTTATCAACTAGAAAACGAGGCGTTGCTTGAATCCTTCGGCTTGCGTAGCGAAGTAAGTCGAAGTCGCCTGAGGGCAGAGTATGCACTTGTCCACTCGCTAGACCCTGATAGGCCAATTATCATGACTACATCAACATCGTGGGGGATTCCAATCCGGCGCCCTCGCCCGAAAATACTTGGTTTCTCTGTTTACAACATAGTCTTTGACAGCTCTAAACAGTCTTACGGAGGGACCGAACAGAGCCCGCTTATCTACCGCCTAAGAGCCTTACTGTACAAACTGACAACGTTCGGGCGGCGCAAGAGTTTTATCCACGAACTTCAGTGTGAGCCTTGGGGTCCACGAGCCATATGGGAGATGGATCATAATGAACAAGACCGCTCAATGAATACAAAACAGATTAGACGCAATATTCATATCGCCAAACTAATGCGATTATACCCAATAGATCTCTGGGGTGGAGAATGGTGGCGTCAGCGCGAGCTCGAAGGCGACCCCAAAGTAATAGACGATATACTGAAGTTAGTCAATTAGGAGCTGAAAAATTCGTTTATAGCTCCAGCTACACGTCTCGGGTTCCATTGTTCGTCGTTGTGAGTTTGCGGATTATTGTTCTTAACCACTCTAGTATTTCCGTCTTGATCTACTACTTCCAGGAACTGTACGGGTGAGGCATAAGATCCATTATTATCCATTAGCTGCTGTGCTGCCCTCTCTAGCTGTTTGTGAGAAAAGAGTTTATCATCGGTATACCCAAACAAACCAATTTCTCCGACATAACGACCTAGGCTCCTGGGCTCACCATCGCCCTCAAATCTAATCATCTGTGTTGCCAACTGGCGAGCTTCCGCCCAAGTTCGACCGATGTTTTTGGTTAAATTCTTTTTTCCAGCTTTATCCATTTGTTTGCTGACATCAGGTAGAGCTTTTTTTGTTTTTTTGCTTAGCTCAAACAGCATCTCTTTGGCGAAGCGTACGCCGAGTTTACTAAACATAGCCTCATCGGGGTAACTGCCACCTGGAGCCAGAAGAGCTACTTTAGCCTCATCAAAGCAAGTCCAGCCTCGTTCTTTGGCTATTTTAACCATTTCTGCGAGTATATAACTCCCATAACTGTGCGCAACAGCATTAATAGGCTCATGTGTCAGTCCCTCAGCATCAAGTACGGCTAGATAGTTTATGGCCTGGGTCTTTGCGGCTTCCTTTTTATCGGGCTTAGCACTTCTATTTTGGTCGGGGATAATTATATCGTTGCCAAGCTCAAGCATCGCCATTCCGAAGGGTGCTTTGGCTGTTATACCTTCAGTAAAACCCGGTATATAGATACTGGGCTTTTGTTGGGCTTTAGCGGATGAGTCCGGCGCAAACCTGACATACTCGATCGTTTCCCCTTCGAGACCATTTATTTCGGCCCTTTTTATACCGTTTGCTAATATATCGACTGAAGATGGCAAGAAATCTCCCGGCCCGTTTGTTAAGGAAGATAGATAAGCAGAGTTGAATTTATTTTTCATACTTTTACTTTACCATTGTTTTTGTTATTGTCAATCCTACTACATTATTATACACTAGTATTATGAATAAAAAGAGGCCAGCAAGTAGTAAGATTCAAAACCGACGAGCACGGTTTGATTATGAATTGGGCGATAATTTTACTTGTGGTCTAGCTCTCAACGGCCGTGAAACAAAAGCATTAAGGCTCGGGCGGGGACAACTGCAGGGTGCTTATGTGACGATTAAAGATGGGGAACTGTGGCTAATCAACGCTCAAATCCATGGCACCAACGGCATTGCCATTGAGGAGTCAGATAAAACTAGAGCGCGAAAACTTTTAGCCAAAAAGAGGGAAATCGATGCATTAATCGCCGCCAAGCAACAGGGCAAAACCATCGTTCCTACCGAAATCCTGACTAAAACTCGTTTTATCAAGCTCAGAATCGCGATTGGCCGCGGCAAAAAAGCCTACGACAAGCGTGAGACCATAAAAAAGCGCGATATTGAGCGTCATTACTAAATTCTTGTAAAGATATTTAACAGCCCAATTGCAATCCGGCCAACCTTTTCTGCAACAGAGACACCCGTATACTGTTCTACAATTACCTGGGTCGTCATAAGCGCTCCGCCGGTTGCCAATACAGCCAATATTGCTCGGTCGCGCTTAGCAGCGCTCAGATTATTCGGCTTATCATCCGGGGAAGGTCTGAGTTCATTCATGACAATATAATAACATAATGATTTGATATGTCAAAGAAAATGTCTAATTTCTATAGATGACCACTATAGACTACTCTGCCAGTATCCAGTACTGGATTATAGCCTGTCTTGGTTTCTATTAATTGATTAATGGCAAACAACCCAATTCCTATCGTCGCTCGGCCTACCGATCTAGCCATACTTGGTGGAATATCAATAAAATCATATGTCGGAACCATAGGATTAATCATGAAGGTCAACCTACCGCATGCTTTGCCTAGTGTTTCAAATCCCCGTATTACAGATATACCAATGATTTTGCTTATTTCCTTCTTTTTTATACGACCAGTAGACTGCGCGGAACTTCCATCGGATTCTTGATCATAGGGTGTTGTGTTTCGAGTAATTTCGTTCTCTCTGATGCAGTCTGAATAAAGCGTGCTATTTGGGGCAGAGTTTTCTTCAAAAATTTTTCGAATTGTATCATCCACCCAATTTTCATGGCGCTCGCTCATTTTATCAGCGTACCAACATTTTCTTGACGAACAACCCTGGCGATATTACCTGGCTTATCAAGCTCAAAAATAACTATTGGCTTATGCTGCTCCATAGCTAACCCCATTGCAGCCTTGTCCATGACCTTTATTTCCTCGTTCTCGACAGCTTCCTGAAAGCTTAGCTTGTCGTAGCGCTTGGCGTCTTTAAACTTGGTCGGATCTCGGTCATAAACTCCGTCAACTTTGGTAGATTTGAGCACGGCGTCGCAGTTTAGCTCGAGTGCCAAAATAACTGCTGCCGTATCTGTAGTTACGTAAGGACGACCCGAACCGCCAGCCACAATTACTACTCTTCCACGTTTAAGGTGCTTCTCAGCCAAGCGATGCACGAAAGGCTCGGCTAGTTGCTGAGCGAAGATAGTACTCAAACATCTGGTGCTGATACCGGCATCTTCAAACAGATCAGTAAGAGCTAGGGCATTCATCATTGTCGCCAACATACCCATTTGGTCAGCCGTAACGCGCTTGATCCCGTGGCCGGCAATTTGAGCCCCACGCAGATAGTTGCCGCCGCCAACCATAATTATTACCTGGCAGTCTTCGTCAAGCACCTTACGAACTTCTTTGGCCAGCCAGTGACCTTTTTTGGGGTCGAGACCACCATCAAACTCACCCGCCAACTGTTCACCCGACACCTTAAGCAGTACTCTCTTATACATTATCCATATCCTACCACGAAAATTGTCAGAAAATAAATACTCGTATACTATTAACTAATGTTTGGCAGTGAAGGTATCGAAGCGCTCCGCCAGTTCAGCCAGAAATTTTTAAGCGAACAGCCGGTTGACCCCGAAAAATACAGACTAGATTTGCAGAAACTAGCCAAGACATTTTTGTCACCCTTGGCGCCAGTAGCATTTTTTGAGCCAGAGCTGTGGCAAGATGGCGGCTTTACGAAACAACAAGATCAGTATTTTTTCGGCTCGTACGTAGGGGTGGCTGTCGTGACTGAAGTGCTAACTGTCGACGAGCAACATATCGCTAATCACTCTAGGCTCGCTTATCAGATCTCCGACACATTTAAGGACACCCCAGATTTTATTGCTGCCGATAGTGTAGTGCCTATAGATTTTTGCAGTGAGTTAAAATACAACCCTTACCGTGAGCGCATCGATGATGCGCTCATACAAGACATACCCGACTTATTTTCCGTTCGGGACATCTTCGCGAACTACCCCAATAGTACAAGTAGTGATTTCATGAAATTATATATGTACCTTGCCTGCCTCGCAAAGCCAGTAGATTTTGCCGCACGCATATATTTAGATTTGTATAGAGGTGTGTCGTCTTTCTTACTAGATAATCATTCTTCGTTCACCGTTAGGGTTGTCGACGGAGCTGAAGCGCTATTTATCCGTCCTATTAACCAGCTACCAGAGTATTTGCTGCCTCTATCAGAAGTTGTTGGTATAGATTTGCCTGACCTTTAAACTTAAACTAATATACACTCATGAAGATATACTCTTGGAACGTAAATGGTATCCGTGCAGTCGTACGTAAAGGCGAGTTTCAAAAGTTTATCGATGCGCACGATCCAGACATACTTTGTCTACAGGAGACCAAGGCCGAACAAGCCCAGGCCGAAATAGACTTGCCTCAATACCATGAGTTTTGGAATTCTAGCCGGACCAAAAAGGGCTACAGTGGCACAGCTATCTTCTCCAAAACCGAGCCTACCTCTGTAGTTAATGACATCCCAAGCCAAATTGCTGCCAGTCACAGTCTAGTCGCCGACAAATACGGCCACAGTAACGATGAGGGCAGGGTAGTTGCTACCGAGTTTCAAGACTTCTGGGTTGTTACTGCCTACACACCTAATTCAAAGGACGATTTGACTCGAATCCCACTACGGCAACAATGGGACGCAGCCATCGCCGAATACTGTGCAGAGCTACAACTTCAAAAACCAGTTATATATTGTGGTGATATGAACGTCGCCCACACCGAAGACGATCTAGCAAACCCTAAACCAAACATTGGCAAAAAGGGCTTCACGGCTGAAGAAAGAAGTGGCTTCGACAACTGGCTTGCTAAGGGTTTTGTCGATACTTTTCGCATTTTTACGAGCGGTAATGGGCACTATACTTGGTGGAGTCACTTCGCTAACTCTCGAGCTCGGAATGTCGGCTGGAGAATCGACTATTTTCTGGTCAGTCAAGCAATAAAGAGCAAAGTTCATAAAGCCAGCATTCATGCCGATGTAATGGGCAGCGACCATTGTCCGGTAAGTATTGAAATAGAGCCATGAGTCAAGAGTCAAGAGCCATGAGCCATGAGCCAAGAGTCAAGAGTCAAGAAGGTTGGGATTTTGTGGAACTGCCAGGCCAGCACGACGACTTATGGTCAAACCCAAAACCGTATGTAGATTTGGTAAAAATTACTTTGATTTACAAAATCATTTAAGCGTAGAATAAGTACATGACTAATGAAGAAATGATTGAAGACCTTAAGCAATTTATTGCAGCAACTGTTTCGCAGTCTACTAGTGACATTAGAGAGGAAGTCTTTGGACTTGATCAAAAAGTTACATCATTGGATCAAAAAGTTACATCATTGGACCAAAAAGTTACATCATTGGACCAAAAAGTTACCAGACTTGAAGCAACCACTGAAGAAATCGACACCAAGCTTGATACTTTTATGAACGCCGTCGGCGAGAACCAAGAAGAAACCGACAAGCGCCTCACTCACCTCGAAACCAAGGTTTTCGCAAGCTAATTTTATTACTGAAAACCAATGACTGTTTACTGTCTAATCTGTACTGTTTACAATGTACTTATGCTAAAAAATTTGAAAGCGGGTTTTAGTAAGTGAGTCGGCCGTTTGCTGTTTTTGACGTCGACGGAACAATTGCCCGCTCAAGCTTGCTTCAGCTGATCGTTCGTGAGCTTGCTAACAGAGGCCATGTGAGTATAGGTACAGCAATCGCAATCGAAAAACTCCTGAATGATTACAGGCAAAGAATTAGCGACGACACATTTGGTGCATTCATGAAAAAAGCCGTCGAGATGATGTTCGCCGACATGCCGGCTGGTCTCAGATCGAGCGAATACGACATTGCCGTTCAAACTGTAGTGAGCGAAAGCATACCCAACCGCTACTTGTACACATCAGAGCTCGTTAAGAGCCTTAAGACCAGAGGCTACTTTGTTATTGCAATCTCTGGCTCAGAGTTTCGGGCCGTCGAAAATTTCGCTCGCGCTTTAGACTTTGATGCTTGGCTCGGGGCAGTGAAATACAGAGAGCTAGGCGGAATGATTACCAACAATATCGAGGTTGTACCTTACAAAAAAAATGAGATCCTAAGAGGCATGATTCATAAGTTCGACCTAGACACCGCTAACTCTATCGCTGTTGGGGATACAAGCAGCGATATACCGATGTTTGAAATGGTTAGCCAGCCGATTTGCTTCAATCCCAACCAAGCCCTTTTCAAAGCAGCACGTGAACGGGGCTGGATGATCGTAATTGAACGAAAAGACATGATCTACGGCCTCACCAAAGACGGCGACCATTACAAAGTGTCTACAACAAACGTCTAGTAAACGAGATTTTTACATTGAAACGCGTGAAAGAACTCATGATCAGTAAGAGGCAGCCAAACTATGTCAATTTTCTTACCATGAATAACAAGATTACCTACAGACACTACTAAGCACAACCCCGTATCTAGGTCATACGTCGAAGTACCTTCTGGACGGTCTACTTCTTTAAAGAGATCAACCCTAATTGGCGAAGCACTGTCACAAAATAGGCTTTCTTGTTCGTACTTTGCTTGAAATACCGCATTTTTGCCATTAATCTCCGTGTGCATATACATTCTTTTTGGTTCAAATATCATGTCAAAATCCTCGAGATGCATGGTGTCATTGATCTGGTTTAATCTTTTTTCAATTATCCCGTCTTGAATTTTCGACGGCAGATCTTTAAACTTTTTACTTTTTAGCATCTTATCGAAATCAAAAACGGCTTTTTCTAACAGCTCGGTTAGTTCGTCCTCGTCTAAAGGTTCTCGCATTTGTTCATAATCTATATTATGAATCTTTAGAGTTTCGCCGGAAATAGTAGTCCGATAATCTATCTGCGAAGTTTTGACAGCCGGCCCACCAATAGGGTTATCATTCGTAATATTCGATACACCGTTAAACTCTACAAAAAGTTGCATACCAGGAAGGGGCGTGCGATAGCTTTCGATTTGTTTTTTTAAATTTGGGAATTTTGCCTTTGCTTCCTCTGGATCTTCTTCGCCAAT from Candidatus Saccharibacteria bacterium includes the following:
- a CDS encoding IS30 family transposase codes for the protein MVTRTDSRKTSLQAGFEPVSAPTIYKYIRSPHGRQLEYELSLAKNKRTRKSQRKITTLGDRIFIDKRPQAANVRAQYGHWEGDFIVGGKKYPKTSLLVLHERVSRYTYIRKISARTAKQVEDTLAEAVSKLGPFKSLTLDNDIAFRRHLDLSKSLNAPIYFCQPYHSWEKGGVENANRLIRRFVPKGCNIARFTYKDIAYIENWINTVPRQILGFKTATEVMNDYKKEAMNA
- a CDS encoding ATP-binding protein, which codes for MQTLFLMLGLPGAGKTTAASEIAKQTHAVHISSDDERRKLFKKSNFTQDEHTELYQHIDKKVEKLLAEGKSVIYDANLNRLEHRIEKYTLASKFNLKTILIWVQTPKELAKKRRVQHEPQPDLTPQDESPESMFDRIAGVFEAPLPANEEFVIIDGQHVNAESIRVMLSHI
- a CDS encoding thermonuclease family protein, whose translation is MSSIQNFEETKRVNRRAFWLFFVLFAILGGLGYYAWRVNPVNFRAIHITIKNPFAKKPVPVGYYRVIEVVDGDTIVVEMNGSQERIRMIGVDTPETHHPEKPVQCFGLAAAKFTKDLVDGKVVRLESDQQSNNRDRYDRLLRYVFTEDGTLLNRKLIEDGYGFAYVSFPFDKQQEFLTAEREARQNNRGLWSGCDVNENDLSPSTTFRN
- a CDS encoding glycosyltransferase family 2 protein gives rise to the protein MTISIVVPVHNDAEHLKCCLDSISAQSSSPDEVIVVDNNCSDDSVKVAGGYGFVTLLKEPKQGVVFARNRGFNAASGDVVARIDADTILPPDWLAKGYTTF
- a CDS encoding beta-galactosidase; the encoded protein is MKKRLSKTNIKRASHQAKILGVIKPWQELSKLKRVLVSLLLVVFAWFGVMYGVAQWYIWKHRNEPLRIGATFIPDYARHFELDPKETMDAMINDLGIKQFRLVSYWKNIEPEEGKFDFSELDWQFEKVAKAGGKVSLAIGLRQPRWPECHAPEWIGGADKPIWVPKLKTFITKVVERYRNNPTLESYQLENEFFMNVFGICPDFSRDRLTDEFNMIKSLDSTHPIIVSRSNNWVGLPLGDPRPDQFGISVYKRVWDKTITKRYFEYPLPAWFYASLAGGGELFTGKSMVLHELQTESWLPEGFDMKTATTEELDKSLSPERLRDRIKYGVATGMKDIYLWGPEWWYYMKVKRAEPKLWDTAKDELAKYR
- the smpB gene encoding SsrA-binding protein SmpB; protein product: MNKKRPASSKIQNRRARFDYELGDNFTCGLALNGRETKALRLGRGQLQGAYVTIKDGELWLINAQIHGTNGIAIEESDKTRARKLLAKKREIDALIAAKQQGKTIVPTEILTKTRFIKLRIAIGRGKKAYDKRETIKKRDIERHY
- a CDS encoding UMP kinase, which gives rise to MYKRVLLKVSGEQLAGEFDGGLDPKKGHWLAKEVRKVLDEDCQVIIMVGGGNYLRGAQIAGHGIKRVTADQMGMLATMMNALALTDLFEDAGISTRCLSTIFAQQLAEPFVHRLAEKHLKRGRVVIVAGGSGRPYVTTDTAAVILALELNCDAVLKSTKVDGVYDRDPTKFKDAKRYDKLSFQEAVENEEIKVMDKAAMGLAMEQHKPIVIFELDKPGNIARVVRQENVGTLIK
- the xth gene encoding exodeoxyribonuclease III, which translates into the protein MKIYSWNVNGIRAVVRKGEFQKFIDAHDPDILCLQETKAEQAQAEIDLPQYHEFWNSSRTKKGYSGTAIFSKTEPTSVVNDIPSQIAASHSLVADKYGHSNDEGRVVATEFQDFWVVTAYTPNSKDDLTRIPLRQQWDAAIAEYCAELQLQKPVIYCGDMNVAHTEDDLANPKPNIGKKGFTAEERSGFDNWLAKGFVDTFRIFTSGNGHYTWWSHFANSRARNVGWRIDYFLVSQAIKSKVHKASIHADVMGSDHCPVSIEIEP
- a CDS encoding HAD family phosphatase; amino-acid sequence: MSRPFAVFDVDGTIARSSLLQLIVRELANRGHVSIGTAIAIEKLLNDYRQRISDDTFGAFMKKAVEMMFADMPAGLRSSEYDIAVQTVVSESIPNRYLYTSELVKSLKTRGYFVIAISGSEFRAVENFARALDFDAWLGAVKYRELGGMITNNIEVVPYKKNEILRGMIHKFDLDTANSIAVGDTSSDIPMFEMVSQPICFNPNQALFKAARERGWMIVIERKDMIYGLTKDGDHYKVSTTNV